One genomic region from Augochlora pura isolate Apur16 chromosome 7, APUR_v2.2.1, whole genome shotgun sequence encodes:
- the LOC144472579 gene encoding uncharacterized protein LOC144472579 isoform X1 — MAEESDRSQLPPGWECRYDIRSGRPYFINHFNRTTTWEDPRVRYWQYSQYIQSQNSMALSSATTVTSQDIPMQTGGNGGGGHIGYAGAHRAPQIYPTQSPYLNPQLAFLPPSLQELKTPLSLKSVSAMTNRLGDMTLGSPTPIKNMETSLTQNSDIELQVAKINAMFPTVSDTHIRLLLKKYHNRAALVVSALQVEKNPLCTPGPCTPVGVHSNYAIPRWRLPPHTIHAALTLSPPRGTRPTPNSPKMKLRYLKNIFPKVEETMLLDILEQSDNNVQKASEKLIDLGYEKRNPTAPRSLARKKEEEQAARNKQQAAPTPPPRMKSLEEKNKMKARLMEKYKTVPERVIALAMDSVDYDEERAMHILDIVVTEETTKPLCASSSENSRSDEKEDSPPVTEAVKLTASPIKKVIKDPEVEKSKRCKNKIEIPKVSRGTSTREDNEYKSPYLTKPVGPNSDLPKGANNDLLLPDYAPWSGPDPNLITNNTFTKIVSHGHDTGLVSGKFYTAKGPDPQLRKGPLRGLTQGSIYSQRNAINSECRGK, encoded by the exons ATGGCTGAAGAATCTGACAGGAGTCAATTGCCACCCGGTTGGGAATGTAGATACGATATCAGAAGTGGACGTCC atattttataaatcatttcaatCGAACGACAACATGGGAAGATCCGAGAGTAAGGTATTGGCAGTATTCTCAGTACATAcaatcacaaaattcaatgGCACTGAGTTCTGCCACGACTGTAACTTCCCAAGATATACCTATGCAG acTGGAGGAAATGGAGGTGGTGGACACATAGGTTATGCAGGAGCTCACAGAGCTCCGCAAATCTATCCAACACAGTCTCCCTATCTTAATCCACAACTTGCATTTTTACCTCCTAGTCTACAG GAGCTAAAAACTCCATTATCGTTGAAATCGGTTAGTGCAATGACAAATAGACTTGGAGATATGACGTTAGGATCGCCAACACCAATAAAGAACATGGAGACAAGTTTGACACAAAATTCAGATATCGAGCTGCAAGTTGCTAAAATCAATGCCATGTTTCCAACGGTGTCTGATACCCACATTCGACTTCTTCTAAAAAA ATACCATAACAGAGCAGCTTTGGTTGTCAGCGCTCTTCAAGTGGAAAAGAATCCCCTTTGTACTCCAGGACCATGCACGCCTGTGGGAGTGCATTCAAACTATGCAATACCAAGATGGAGATTACCACCTCACACTATACATGCAGCTCTAACATTGAGTCCGCCTCGGGGAACTCGGCCAACCCCTAACTCCCCAAAAATGAAACTTAG GTacctgaaaaatatatttcccaAAGTGGAAGAGACTATGTTGCTTGATATTTTGGAACAAAGTGATAATAATGTCCAGAAAGCttcagaaaaattgatcgatttgGGCTACGAGAAACGAAATCCTACAGCTCCTAGATCATTAGcaaggaagaaagaagaagaacaa GCAGCAAGAAATAAACAACAAGCTGCTCCGACTCCTCCACCACGAATGAAGAGTTTAgaggagaaaaataaaa tgaaaGCACGATTAATGGAAAAGTATAAGACCGTACCAGAAAGAGTAATAGCGCTTGCAATGGATAGTGTTGATTATGATGAAGAGAGAGCTATGCATATATTGGACATTGTGGTTACAGAAGAAACTACAAAACCTCTTTGTGCATCTAGCAGTgagaa CAGTAGAAGTGATGAAAAAGAAGACAGCCCTCCAGTAACTGAAGCAGTAAAATTAACTGCTTCACCAATTAAGAAAGTAATAAAGGATCCAGAAGTAGAAAAATCTAAGCGATGTAaaaataagatagaaataccaaa agtCTCTCGAGGAACCAGTACTAGAGAAGATAACGAATATAAATCTCCATATCTAACAAAACCTGTTGGACCAAATTCTGATTTGCCAAAGGGAGCCAATAATGATTTACTTCT accCGATTATGCGCCATGGTCAGGGCCAGATCCAAATTTGATAACAAATAACACGTTTACCAAAATAGTGTCACATGGGCACGATACAGGCTTAGTTTCTGGAAAATTTTATACTGCTAAAGGTCCAGATCCGCAACTGAGGAAAGGTCCACTACGTGGATTAACTCAAGGTTCTATTTATTCCCAAAGGAATGCAATAAATTCAGAATGTCGTGGTAAATGA
- the LOC144472396 gene encoding HIG1 domain family member 1A, mitochondrial-like yields MGDPWRNTKEVYIPDEVLLQTLENEDNSSFSDKLYRGVKRQPFLIAGLVGFAAVSGIGIYKWKRRTIPAAMFIVQLRVAAQGTALACLTMGMIHQMYQTLTKHREQTENTK; encoded by the exons ATGGGCGATCCGTGGCGAAATACAAAAGAAGTTTACATACCGGATGAAGTACTTCTGCAAACATTAGAGAATGAAGATAATTCATCTTTTTCAGATAAATTATACAGAGGTGTAAAAAGGCAACCCTTTCTTATAGCAg GGTTAGTTGGGTTTGCAGCTGTGAGTGGAATAGGTATTTATAAATGGAAAAGAAGAACGATACCAGCAGCAATGTTTATTGTACAACTCAGAGTGGCAGCTCAAGGCACAGCTTTAGCATGCTTAACTATGGGAATGATACATCAAATGTATCAGACACTTACAAAACATAGAGAACAAACTGAGAACACTAAATAG
- the Trmt112 gene encoding tRNA methyltransferase subunit 11-2, with product MKLLTHNMLTSKCLKGVTVGYPLGIVAKDIKVSEVDFNSEFIARIIPKLDWGTLWKAAESIGHVGELPQTLIQDFETNEEFLKKVHHVLLEVEVINGDLLCPESGRKFPINDGIPNMLLNEDEV from the exons atgaagctTCTAACACATAATATGTTAACTTCGAAATGCTTGAAAGGCGTAACTGTTGGATACCCCTTAGGAATTGTT GCGAAAGATATTAAAGTGTCTGAAGTCGATTTCAATTCAGAATTTATTGCAAGAATAATTCCAAAACTTGATTGGGGTACATTATGGAAAGCAGCAGAGAGT ATAGGTCATGTTGGAGAGTTGCCACAAACTTTGATTCAAGATTTTGAAACGaatgaagaatttttgaagaaaGTTCACCATGTATTACTCGAAGTTGAAGTTATTAATGGAGATCTATTGTGTCCAGAATCCGGTAGAAAATTTCCTATAAATGATGGTATACCAAATATGCTTTTAAATGAAGATGAAGTTTAA
- the LOC144472579 gene encoding uncharacterized protein LOC144472579 isoform X3, producing MAEESDRSQLPPGWECRYDIRSGRPYFINHFNRTTTWEDPRVRYWQYSQYIQSQNSMALSSATTVTSQDIPMQTGGNGGGGHIGYAGAHRAPQIYPTQSPYLNPQLAFLPPSLQELKTPLSLKSVSAMTNRLGDMTLGSPTPIKNMETSLTQNSDIELQVAKINAMFPTVSDTHIRLLLKKYLKNIFPKVEETMLLDILEQSDNNVQKASEKLIDLGYEKRNPTAPRSLARKKEEEQAARNKQQAAPTPPPRMKSLEEKNKMKARLMEKYKTVPERVIALAMDSVDYDEERAMHILDIVVTEETTKPLCASSSENSRSDEKEDSPPVTEAVKLTASPIKKVIKDPEVEKSKRCKNKIEIPKVSRGTSTREDNEYKSPYLTKPVGPNSDLPKGANNDLLLPDYAPWSGPDPNLITNNTFTKIVSHGHDTGLVSGKFYTAKGPDPQLRKGPLRGLTQGSIYSQRNAINSECRGK from the exons ATGGCTGAAGAATCTGACAGGAGTCAATTGCCACCCGGTTGGGAATGTAGATACGATATCAGAAGTGGACGTCC atattttataaatcatttcaatCGAACGACAACATGGGAAGATCCGAGAGTAAGGTATTGGCAGTATTCTCAGTACATAcaatcacaaaattcaatgGCACTGAGTTCTGCCACGACTGTAACTTCCCAAGATATACCTATGCAG acTGGAGGAAATGGAGGTGGTGGACACATAGGTTATGCAGGAGCTCACAGAGCTCCGCAAATCTATCCAACACAGTCTCCCTATCTTAATCCACAACTTGCATTTTTACCTCCTAGTCTACAG GAGCTAAAAACTCCATTATCGTTGAAATCGGTTAGTGCAATGACAAATAGACTTGGAGATATGACGTTAGGATCGCCAACACCAATAAAGAACATGGAGACAAGTTTGACACAAAATTCAGATATCGAGCTGCAAGTTGCTAAAATCAATGCCATGTTTCCAACGGTGTCTGATACCCACATTCGACTTCTTCTAAAAAA GTacctgaaaaatatatttcccaAAGTGGAAGAGACTATGTTGCTTGATATTTTGGAACAAAGTGATAATAATGTCCAGAAAGCttcagaaaaattgatcgatttgGGCTACGAGAAACGAAATCCTACAGCTCCTAGATCATTAGcaaggaagaaagaagaagaacaa GCAGCAAGAAATAAACAACAAGCTGCTCCGACTCCTCCACCACGAATGAAGAGTTTAgaggagaaaaataaaa tgaaaGCACGATTAATGGAAAAGTATAAGACCGTACCAGAAAGAGTAATAGCGCTTGCAATGGATAGTGTTGATTATGATGAAGAGAGAGCTATGCATATATTGGACATTGTGGTTACAGAAGAAACTACAAAACCTCTTTGTGCATCTAGCAGTgagaa CAGTAGAAGTGATGAAAAAGAAGACAGCCCTCCAGTAACTGAAGCAGTAAAATTAACTGCTTCACCAATTAAGAAAGTAATAAAGGATCCAGAAGTAGAAAAATCTAAGCGATGTAaaaataagatagaaataccaaa agtCTCTCGAGGAACCAGTACTAGAGAAGATAACGAATATAAATCTCCATATCTAACAAAACCTGTTGGACCAAATTCTGATTTGCCAAAGGGAGCCAATAATGATTTACTTCT accCGATTATGCGCCATGGTCAGGGCCAGATCCAAATTTGATAACAAATAACACGTTTACCAAAATAGTGTCACATGGGCACGATACAGGCTTAGTTTCTGGAAAATTTTATACTGCTAAAGGTCCAGATCCGCAACTGAGGAAAGGTCCACTACGTGGATTAACTCAAGGTTCTATTTATTCCCAAAGGAATGCAATAAATTCAGAATGTCGTGGTAAATGA
- the LOC144472579 gene encoding uncharacterized protein LOC144472579 isoform X2 — translation MAEESDRSQLPPGWECRYDIRSGRPYFINHFNRTTTWEDPRVRYWQYSQYIQSQNSMALSSATTVTSQDIPMQELKTPLSLKSVSAMTNRLGDMTLGSPTPIKNMETSLTQNSDIELQVAKINAMFPTVSDTHIRLLLKKYHNRAALVVSALQVEKNPLCTPGPCTPVGVHSNYAIPRWRLPPHTIHAALTLSPPRGTRPTPNSPKMKLRYLKNIFPKVEETMLLDILEQSDNNVQKASEKLIDLGYEKRNPTAPRSLARKKEEEQAARNKQQAAPTPPPRMKSLEEKNKMKARLMEKYKTVPERVIALAMDSVDYDEERAMHILDIVVTEETTKPLCASSSENSRSDEKEDSPPVTEAVKLTASPIKKVIKDPEVEKSKRCKNKIEIPKVSRGTSTREDNEYKSPYLTKPVGPNSDLPKGANNDLLLPDYAPWSGPDPNLITNNTFTKIVSHGHDTGLVSGKFYTAKGPDPQLRKGPLRGLTQGSIYSQRNAINSECRGK, via the exons ATGGCTGAAGAATCTGACAGGAGTCAATTGCCACCCGGTTGGGAATGTAGATACGATATCAGAAGTGGACGTCC atattttataaatcatttcaatCGAACGACAACATGGGAAGATCCGAGAGTAAGGTATTGGCAGTATTCTCAGTACATAcaatcacaaaattcaatgGCACTGAGTTCTGCCACGACTGTAACTTCCCAAGATATACCTATGCAG GAGCTAAAAACTCCATTATCGTTGAAATCGGTTAGTGCAATGACAAATAGACTTGGAGATATGACGTTAGGATCGCCAACACCAATAAAGAACATGGAGACAAGTTTGACACAAAATTCAGATATCGAGCTGCAAGTTGCTAAAATCAATGCCATGTTTCCAACGGTGTCTGATACCCACATTCGACTTCTTCTAAAAAA ATACCATAACAGAGCAGCTTTGGTTGTCAGCGCTCTTCAAGTGGAAAAGAATCCCCTTTGTACTCCAGGACCATGCACGCCTGTGGGAGTGCATTCAAACTATGCAATACCAAGATGGAGATTACCACCTCACACTATACATGCAGCTCTAACATTGAGTCCGCCTCGGGGAACTCGGCCAACCCCTAACTCCCCAAAAATGAAACTTAG GTacctgaaaaatatatttcccaAAGTGGAAGAGACTATGTTGCTTGATATTTTGGAACAAAGTGATAATAATGTCCAGAAAGCttcagaaaaattgatcgatttgGGCTACGAGAAACGAAATCCTACAGCTCCTAGATCATTAGcaaggaagaaagaagaagaacaa GCAGCAAGAAATAAACAACAAGCTGCTCCGACTCCTCCACCACGAATGAAGAGTTTAgaggagaaaaataaaa tgaaaGCACGATTAATGGAAAAGTATAAGACCGTACCAGAAAGAGTAATAGCGCTTGCAATGGATAGTGTTGATTATGATGAAGAGAGAGCTATGCATATATTGGACATTGTGGTTACAGAAGAAACTACAAAACCTCTTTGTGCATCTAGCAGTgagaa CAGTAGAAGTGATGAAAAAGAAGACAGCCCTCCAGTAACTGAAGCAGTAAAATTAACTGCTTCACCAATTAAGAAAGTAATAAAGGATCCAGAAGTAGAAAAATCTAAGCGATGTAaaaataagatagaaataccaaa agtCTCTCGAGGAACCAGTACTAGAGAAGATAACGAATATAAATCTCCATATCTAACAAAACCTGTTGGACCAAATTCTGATTTGCCAAAGGGAGCCAATAATGATTTACTTCT accCGATTATGCGCCATGGTCAGGGCCAGATCCAAATTTGATAACAAATAACACGTTTACCAAAATAGTGTCACATGGGCACGATACAGGCTTAGTTTCTGGAAAATTTTATACTGCTAAAGGTCCAGATCCGCAACTGAGGAAAGGTCCACTACGTGGATTAACTCAAGGTTCTATTTATTCCCAAAGGAATGCAATAAATTCAGAATGTCGTGGTAAATGA
- the Edem2 gene encoding ER degradation enhancer, mannosidase alpha-like 2 — MACDFLIWGLLMFGCCIQALLATSEDDPLEYMSKEERDTLKEESRDMFYHAYNAYMDNAYPADELMPLSCKGRYRGSEPNRGDIDSTLGNFSLTLVDTLDTLVVLGDLEEFENAVKLVARDVSFDTDVIVSLFETNIRMLGGLLSGHILAEYLQQRADIMPWYRGELLNLAKDLGYRFLPAFNTTTGIPYGRINLKYGMKGVPLEMSRETCTACAGSMILEMAALSRLTGESIFEEKAQKAMDVLWRMRHRGTDLMGSVLNVHSGDWVRRDSGVGAGIDSYYEYCLKAYILLGDEKYLGRFNKHYQAVMKYVSQGPMLLDVHMHRPNTNSKNFMDALLAFWPGLQVLKGDIKPAVETHEMLYQVMQRHNFIPEAFTTDFQIHWGHHPLRPEFLESTYFLYRATGDHYYLGVGRKVLRSLQTYARVPCGYAAVSDVRTNKHDDTMDSFVLSETFKYLFLLFAEPSELVLDLDEFIFTTEGHLLPLTLASKRTNVSSQDFERDMVHVDEMDRTCPNSLHLFPASVRLPLRNMVEDVCPRRTIKRKLSAAQFQANNLEHMKLLSDMGITTLTLADGRVQLLHTFSNAKTPQDSEEGLLFMQEMVEISKMQSQQAETKPQVVTFMKPNTNPPQKVILFAGPAHFGLELQGLNKITGKVIFTYPTSACTDLLNADNLAGKIAMMHRGSCMFIEKARRIQQAGAIAGIVLDNVEGSSAATSPMFAMSGDGKEVDDVTIPVVFLFSVEGSELLKAFSAANSDLTVTLGNFFSNENVQLKAPTDLSMFERLKGSLKSFLTRQMTPQTSGSSGANVEMATETKHEVDEEDMVVFSNLHAVIVKDLLGGEIRIASTNKCTHVTKTSEDSSLIEQQWRQLKEVFVNQIYADTKQNTGLQIRSFILEGYCNWILKSRGEIDKLLNMSLKSKVLWFLKELSEVSPNPSITTMGQLMDSNNIKLLKQYLLTKMDLLVLNMNTVTTVLKTMKIESPNREQLIRLMQLGNAEDINYEFFRKLVLSRFDIEDESIKHLALLDQFSKAVHKEYQEILSNRAQKYMEQTLVKFNKNSFYDVVINNWKRDLKSFETLDIAEFIKDSIESFKPEMKSEVVKMPQKNDDIKVGKFKNFQYFILTKLEQVQKSDHIKNYEEYVKKLEDHMKKYKGHIDITKDVADNTSTETINNVISNVSSQSQNEIDEVEELVNSLLKSLKNIQSNNLEFSETVTNNNSVEKQTYEETSLNTNDFQLIGSQISSPNVKTIMKDGGEAVLQKVEDETICIQDNQKSIPNTEHSVNRNMNNNKIMSSHPPKDFKDKLRTSEEENSESSIRIEQETQTPSYVHGSKHIDDEL; from the exons atggcttgtgattttttaatttgggGGTTACTTATGTTTGGATGTTGCATACAAGCGTTGCTAGCTACATCCGAAGATGATCCATTGGAGTATATGAGCAAAGAGGAACGTGACACATTGAA ggAAGAATCCCGGGATATGTTTTATCATGCATATAATGCTTACATG gatAATGCATATCCTGCTGACGAATTAATGCCATTGAGTTGTAAAGGACGATATCGAGGATCAGAACCAAACAGGGGTGATATAGATTCCACGTTGGGAAA TTTTTCACTTACATTGGTTGACACATTAGATACACTTGTG gtgTTGGGAgatttagaagaatttgagAATGCGGTTAAACTTGTTGCCAGAGATGTTAGCTTCGATACAGATGTTATTGTTTCTCTATTTGAAACCAATATTAGAATGCTTGG AGGTCTTCTGAGCGGTCATATACTGGCAGAATATTTGCAACAACGAGCTGATATAATGCCATGGTATCGAGGTGAACTTCTAAATTTAGCAAAAGATTTAGGGTACAGATTTCTACCGGCATTTAACACAACAACAGGAATACCATATGGCAGa ataaatttaaaatatggtATGAAAGGGGTACCCTTAGAAATGTCAAGAGAAACGTGTACAGCTTGTGCAGGTAGTATGATTTTAGAAATGGCAGCATTGTCGAGATTAACAGGAGAATCGATTTTTGAG GAGAAAGCACAAAAAGCGATGGATGTCTTATGGAGAATGCGTCATCGAGGCACCGATTTAATGGGTAGTGTATTAAATGTACATTCTGGTGACTGGGTACGGAGAGATTCTGGCGTGGGAGCAGGTATAGACTCCTACTATGAATATTGTCTTAAAGCGTACATTCTATtag gtgatgaaaaatatttaggaaGGTTTAATAAGCATTATCAAGCTGTAATGAAGTATGTAAGTCAAGGACCGATGTTATTAGATGTACATATGCATAGACCAAAtacaaattcgaaaaatttcatggATGCGTTATTAGCTTTTTGGCCTGGGTTACAG gTATTAAAAGGTGATATTAAACCTGCTGTTGAAACACATGAAATGCTGTATCAGGTGATGCAAAGACATAATTTTATACCAGAAGCATTTACTACTGATTTTCAG aTACATTGGGGGCATCATCCTTTAAGACCAGAGTTTTTAGAATCAACTTACTTCCTTTATCGTGCTACGGgtgatcattattatttaggtGTTGGACGTAAGGTACTAAGAAGCCTACAAACTTATGCTAGAGTACCATGTGGTTATGCAGCCGTCTCAGACGTTAGAACAAATAAACACGATGATACAATGGATAGTTTTGTATTATCAGAGACATTCAAATAcctgtttttattattcgcggAACCGAGCGAATTGGTTTTAGATCTAgatgaattcatttttacaaccGAAGGACATTTATTACCGTTAACACTTGCTTCCAAAAGAACTAACGTTTCTTCG CAAGATTTTGAACGCGACATGGTGCATGTAGACGAAATGGATCGTACTTGCCCTAACAGTCTACATTTATTTCCTGCTTCAGTACGTTTACCTTTGAGAAATATGGTTGAAGATGTATGTCCAAGACGGACAATAAAGAGGAAATTGAGTGCTGCCCAATTTCAA GCTAACAATTTGgaacatatgaaattgttaagcGATATGGGAATAACAACTTTAACCCTAGCAGATGGACGAGTTCAACTCTTACACACCTTTTCTAAT GCAAAAACGCCACAAGATTCTGAGGAAGGTTTGTTATTTATGCAAGAAATGGTCGAAATAAGTAAAATGCAGTCTCAGCAAGCCGAAACTAAACCACAAGTAGTTACATTTATGAAACCAAATACAAATCCACCGCAGAAAGTGATATTGTTTGCTGGGCCAGCACATTTTGGATTAGAGTTACagggattaaataaaattactggcaaagttatttttacatatccAACTTCTGCCTGCACTGATCTTCTCAATGCAGATAATCTCGCAGGCAAGATAGCAATGATGCATCGTGGCAGTTGTATGTTTATAGAGAAG GCAAGAAGAATTCAACAAGCAGGTGCTATTGCTGGAATAGTATTAGACAATGTTGAGGGTTCCAGTGCTGCAACTTCACCTATGTTTGCAATGTCAGGAGATGGAAAAGAAGTGGACGATGTAACTATCCCAGTCGTGTTTTTATTCAGTGTTGAAGGttcggaattattaaaagcctTTTCAGCCGCTAACAGTGATCTCACAGTTACTCTTG GAAATTTTTTCTCCAATGAAAACGTTCAATTAAAAGCACCTACTGATTTGTCAATGTTCGAACGTTTGAAAGGATCATTAAAATCCTTCCTAACACGGCAAATGACACCACAG ACATCTGGAAGCAGCGGGGCGAATGTGGAAATGGCCACCGAGACGAAACATGAAGTAGATGAAGAGGACATGGTTGTTTTTTCTAATTTGCATGCAGTGATTGTCAAAGATCTGCTTGGTGGAGAAATAAGAATCGCATCGACAAATAAATGTACTCACGTCACGAAGACTTCGGAAGATAGCAGTTTAATAGAACAACAATGGCGTCAATTGAAAGAAGTCTTCGTCAACCAGATATACGCGGATACGAAGCAAAATACAGGCCTACAAATTAGAAGTTTCATATTAGAAGGCTACTGTAATTGGATATTGAAGTCACGAGgagaaatagataaattattaaatatgtctCTAAAAAGTAAAGTTTTATggtttttaaaagaattaagtGAAGTCTCTCCAAATCCGTCCATTACAACAATGGGTCAGTTAATGGATtccaataatataaaattattgaagcaatatttattaacgaaaatggATCTTTTGGTATTAAATATGAACACTGTAACAACAGTGCTAAAAACTATGAAAATCGAGAGTCCAAATCGTGAACAACTAATTAGGTTGATGCAACTCGGCAATGCCGAAGATATTAACtatgaatttttcagaaaattggTACTGAGCCGTTTTGACATCGAAGATGAAAGTATCAAACATCTAGCCCTATTAGATCAATTTAGCAAAGCAGTGCACAAAGAATACCAAGAAATATTATCTAACAGAGCACAAAAATATATGGAACAGACGCtcgtaaaattcaataaaaattctttctatgatgtagtaattaataattggaaaAGAGATTTGAAAAGTTTCGAAACACTGGACATTGcagaatttataaaagataGCATTGAAAGTTTTAAACCAGAAATGAAATCTGAAGTTGTTAAAATGCCTCAGAAAAATGATGATATTAAGgttggaaaatttaaaaattttcaatattttatattaacaaaattagaaCAAGTACAAAAATCTGAccacattaaaaattatgaagaataCGTGAAAAAACTTGAAGATCATATGAAGAAATATAAAGGACATATTGATATTACAAAGGACGTTGCAGATAATACAAGCacagaaacaattaataatgttatctCGAACGTGTCTTCACAAAgtcaaaatgaaattgatgagGTAGAAGAGCTTGTTAACTCTCTTCtaaaatctttgaaaaatatacaatcaAATAACCTAGAGTTTTCAGAGACTGTTACTAATAACAATAGCGTTGAGAAACAAACGTATGAAGAAACTTCACTAAACACCaatgattttcaattaataggTTCACAAATAAGTTCACCAAATGTAAAAACGATAATGAAAGATGGAGGCGAAGCAGTGTTACAAAAGGTAGAAGATGAAACCATTTGTATTCAAGATAATCAGAAAAGTATACCAAATACTGAGCATTCCGTTAATCGTAACatgaataacaataaaattatgtctTCTCATCCACCtaaagattttaaagataaactACGAACATCCGAGGAAGAAAATAGTGAATCCTCTATTCGAATTGAGCAAGAAACGCAAACTCCATCTTATGTACATGGAAGTAAACATATCGATGATGAACTATAA